A single Xylanimonas cellulosilytica DSM 15894 DNA region contains:
- a CDS encoding IS3 family transposase (programmed frameshift), producing the protein MPAPKKYDIETQQRAVRMYLDRVAEDDGISQLKARTEVGELLGINQSTLRNWIKRESKDPALGMVSSTPASAEVVKLRAEVARLKRANEILKTASAFFGRGGARPQTRTVIDYVRQHAGRFGVEPILTVLAEHGIKVAPSTYWAHAARGFGPTKAELDDAFAANEVYDLWRQAHGLYGRRKLWKSAHRAGHGWGRDQIERLMKIVGITGVSRARRTTVTTVRDDRAPRHPDHIKRRWSWPTRPDQWWVADFTYVWTPVGFAYVSFITDVYSRRILGWRTATTKETSLVSSALEQALFTRRRTNYQFTTTGLVHHSDAGSQYTSLALTEALREAGITGSIGTVGDALDNALMESTIGLFKTEIHAFATGPFTTWRDVEKATAAWVHWFNHDRLHSAIGDIPPIEFETDHYAATTSPGNLAAA; encoded by the exons ATGCCTGCACCGAAGAAGTACGACATCGAGACCCAGCAGCGTGCCGTGCGGATGTATCTGGACCGTGTGGCGGAGGACGACGGGATCTCGCAGCTCAAGGCGCGCACGGAGGTCGGTGAGCTGCTCGGGATCAACCAGTCCACGCTGCGGAACTGGATCAAGCGTGAGAGCAAGGATCCCGCGCTGGGCATGGTGTCCTCGACGCCGGCGAGTGCGGAGGTCGTCAAGCTCCGTGCTGAGGTCGCCCGGCTGAAGCGGGCCAACGAGATCCTCAAGACGGCGTCAGCGTTTTTCG GCCGCGGCGGAGCTCGACCGCAGACTCGGACAGTGATCGACTACGTGCGTCAGCACGCGGGTCGTTTCGGGGTCGAGCCGATCTTGACGGTGCTCGCCGAGCATGGCATCAAGGTCGCCCCGAGCACGTACTGGGCCCACGCTGCCCGCGGCTTCGGTCCCACGAAGGCCGAGCTCGACGACGCGTTCGCTGCGAACGAGGTCTACGACCTGTGGCGCCAGGCTCACGGCCTCTACGGGCGCCGCAAGCTGTGGAAGAGCGCCCACCGGGCCGGGCACGGCTGGGGCCGCGACCAGATCGAACGGCTCATGAAGATCGTCGGGATCACTGGCGTCTCGCGTGCCCGCAGGACGACCGTGACGACGGTGCGTGACGACCGGGCACCGCGGCATCCGGACCACATCAAGCGGCGCTGGTCATGGCCCACCCGGCCCGATCAGTGGTGGGTGGCCGACTTCACGTACGTGTGGACCCCGGTCGGGTTCGCCTACGTCTCGTTCATCACGGACGTCTACTCTCGCCGGATCCTGGGCTGGAGAACCGCGACGACGAAGGAGACCTCGCTCGTGTCGTCCGCGCTCGAGCAGGCCCTGTTCACGCGCCGACGCACGAACTACCAGTTCACCACCACCGGACTTGTCCATCACTCGGATGCCGGGTCTCAATACACGTCGCTGGCGCTGACCGAGGCACTGCGCGAGGCGGGGATCACCGGATCGATCGGGACCGTGGGCGACGCGCTCGACAACGCGCTCATGGAATCGACCATCGGCCTGTTCAAGACCGAGATCCACGCCTTCGCCACCGGGCCGTTCACCACCTGGCGGGACGTGGAGAAGGCCACCGCCGCATGGGTCCACTGGTTCAACCACGACCGCCTCCACTCAGCGATCGGAGACATCCCGCCCATCGAGTTCGAGACGGACCACTACGCTGCAACCACCAGCCCCGGCAACCTCGCCGCGGCCTGA
- a CDS encoding ornithine cyclodeaminase: MTRVPYLDVPATAAWVARRGAEAVIADLTDALERDFERWPELETRPRLASHSRDGVIELMPAADATTFGFKLVNGHPRNPSRGYQTVTALGMLVDVHNGYPSFLAEMTILTALRTAATSALAARYLAPRGARTLALVGAGAQAEFQALGMRAELDIDHLRVYDVDPAATAKLVRNATALGFDVVVCDDAGQAARSADVVTTCTADKRNATVLHDVDVQAGQHLNAIGGDCPGKTELEPATLRRASVFVEHEAQTRIEGEIQRQPSDFPVTELWQVVAGRVPGRRDDDEITVFDSVGFAVEDLTTLQFVRDDLLDTGVPDPLVQWLDLIADPEDPKDLYSLVTTADRTAVPTPR; the protein is encoded by the coding sequence ATGACCCGCGTCCCGTACCTCGACGTCCCCGCCACCGCCGCCTGGGTCGCCCGCCGCGGCGCCGAGGCCGTCATCGCCGACCTCACCGACGCCCTCGAACGCGACTTCGAACGCTGGCCCGAGCTCGAGACCCGCCCCCGCCTCGCGTCGCACTCCCGCGACGGCGTCATCGAGCTCATGCCCGCCGCCGACGCCACCACGTTCGGCTTCAAGCTCGTCAACGGGCACCCCCGCAACCCGTCGCGCGGCTACCAGACCGTCACCGCGCTCGGCATGCTCGTCGACGTCCACAACGGGTACCCGTCGTTCCTCGCCGAGATGACGATCCTCACCGCGCTGCGCACGGCGGCGACGTCGGCGCTCGCGGCCCGCTACCTGGCCCCGCGCGGTGCGCGGACGCTCGCGCTCGTCGGTGCGGGTGCGCAGGCCGAGTTCCAGGCGCTGGGGATGCGCGCCGAGCTCGACATCGACCACCTGCGGGTGTACGACGTCGACCCGGCCGCGACGGCGAAGCTCGTGCGCAACGCGACGGCGCTGGGCTTCGACGTCGTGGTGTGCGACGACGCCGGCCAGGCCGCCCGTTCCGCCGACGTCGTCACCACCTGCACGGCGGACAAGCGCAACGCGACGGTGCTGCACGACGTCGACGTGCAGGCCGGGCAGCACCTCAACGCCATCGGCGGCGACTGCCCGGGCAAGACGGAGCTGGAGCCGGCCACGCTGCGGCGGGCGTCGGTGTTCGTCGAGCACGAGGCGCAGACGCGCATCGAGGGCGAGATCCAGCGTCAGCCGTCGGACTTCCCGGTGACGGAGCTGTGGCAGGTCGTCGCCGGGCGGGTGCCGGGGCGCCGCGACGACGACGAGATCACGGTCTTCGACTCGGTCGGGTTCGCCGTCGAGGACCTCACGACGCTGCAGTTCGTGCGCGACGACCTGCTGGACACCGGTGTGCCCGACCCGCTGGTGCAGTGGCTGGACCTCATCGCCGACCCAGAGGACCCCAAGGACCTGTACTCCCTGGTCACCACCGCCGACCGCACGGCGGTCCCCACACCCCGCTGA